One part of the Solea solea chromosome 1, fSolSol10.1, whole genome shotgun sequence genome encodes these proteins:
- the LOC131460961 gene encoding laminin subunit alpha-3-like isoform X4, giving the protein MARGRMRGAHLLAVLFSLSTALFRDANGQGTFNGFSLSPPYFNLAVGSRISATATCGQDEAGTPRYDLYCKLVGGPNIGLPTQNIQGQFCDQCYSIDPNKAHPVTNAIDGTERWWQSPPLSRGPGYGEVNVTLDLGQLFHVAYVLIKFANSPRPDLWVLEHSVDNGRTFTPWQYFAHSKHECFEKFGKHPNSRILSDDDQICTTEYSRILPLENGEIVVSLVNGRPGSKNFTYSPVLRDFTKATNIRLRFLRTSTLLGHLISKAQRDPTVTRRYYYSIKDISIGGRCVCHGHAQVCGGGRNPDKPNRRQCECLHNTCGESCDRCCPGFNQKPWRAATVSSPNECQPCQCFSHAFDCYYDPEVEKRGASLDTFGRYDGGGVCIGCQHNTAGVNCERCIEGFYRPYGVPAESPSGCIPCRCDERTTAGCEMGSGRCICKPEFAGENCDRCADGYYYYPQCIRYPLYATTTESSAGPIVVPSVCPPGYFGSPVCQYCVCDYRGTVSRVCDTAGNCLCRRGVEGERCDRCQPGYHSFPNCDACRCDGAGVADSFCSPGGQCVCLPNYGGQECDECAPGYYGYPDCAACRCSHEGSHGSVCNPLSGQCLCLAGVVGQLCDRCASGQRFPQCAASISQCNVAGTEVANPYTGSCQCLPNVEGTLCSRCKPLYWNLAPDNPRGCTECQCDFKGTLSGVGECEQKSGRCLCKPNACGHSCDSCKDGHFLLQKKNYFGCQGCQCDVGGAVDMACDENTGQCRCLKNIVGRTCTEPAPNYYFPTLHQLKFEIEDGTTPNSRPVRFGYNPQEFPDFSWRGYAVMSPAQPEVILTLTLGFPGPFHIVMHYATPKQKGRKRVRARILVVDEADFQSCCDWSAQSMEVIFPESRSPSFLTVPGEGFAEPFALTPGKWIIHIKAEGVLLDYLVLLPRDYYEAPLLQAKVTQPCTYLPTANRSTNCLLYKHVAMDGFSSALGSQGRLSSRSGRRRRQARVRRPTPDHPEMAALNGRQSQLQLSLRVPHSGPYALVLEYASEVDAVQNVNILTSGQQDGQIPARANIYSCAYSFLCRSVAVDSSNRVAVLQLTHRTELLLQISTTSFLLYKVYAVPIEEFSIVYVEPEVLCVSTHGLFTEDSRHCVLTQFDKPTSAWTLSAAHDGLLSSTPVVAPQQEDDEESRWRRQSGVFPVHEPHRVGILLKSPQSEISFTPRLPLPGRYVVVVHYHQPEHTTFPVEVRVDAGREWKGSINASFCPAVSGCREVVIADGRIALDLEHNSWRLPVISVIVPPMKTLTLDYILLVPDNSYTPELLKEKPLDNSADFIQRCRGEGFYIDQRTSSQFCRDSARSLVAAYNEGALDCNCDKSGSTGSTCDPTGGQCPCRQHIIGRQCTKCATGYYGFPYCRPCECGRRLCDEVTGRCICPPQTVRPACDVCQNQTFNYHPLLGCEDCECSPNGIKVSAGPECERVTGQCNCKPRIAGRKCDRCAAGYYRFPDCIPCNCNQGGVTPAVCHPDTGRCLCKRHVAGVRCATCRDGSFYFDLSNPHGCTSCFCFGATDRCQSSSKRRGKFVDMRGWRLERPDRDEVPSVLNTASNTVVADIQELPPAVQTLHWVAPQTYLGDRVTSYGGFLTYQSKSFGIPSEGMTLMDRRPDVMLTGQNMTLIHLAAQVPLPDRLYQGRVHLVEGNWRHALTNRPVSREELMMVLAGLVGLRIRGLYFTQSQRLSLGEVGLEEATNTGTGSSGNTVEYCSCPPQYTGDSCEKCAPGFYRDGSGPYLGRCVPCECNGLADECEEGTGRCLNCQYNTAGDRCEHCKEGYYGDATHRTCKVCPCPFSVPTNSFAVGCREVFGDMQCICRRGYTGDKCERCASGYYGDPLTLGGSCQPCNCNGNCDPQTGVCKSTLEPGDTNTDEHCKECDSCAQTLLQDLEKLDDELGRIKALLDNATASASSQDRLKKLEKAISDTKTLVNKFSSAINTQRPRVKQLEVDTSSLVDDISALEEKADKRAAETDKALAEVAKTHKRAKDLDAEIRNLLKKIQALLDQLNTGDEKVPNESLAKLLDEAQRMVKEMEDRNFIPQKTAAEKERNEAEKLLDHIKANVTKQSEQNKAVADKLRGLLTGYEAKLKDLDKALKEANDLVKKANAENGLSATAMGELQKRVENLKKERKTVEDQMAMAEDELQKTEDLVTSLTDSKREYEQLAAQLDGAKTDLTKKVNEISKAAAKEDVVKAAEDHANNLKKLAKDLEDSVKDASGRSEVRDAKDAIDAYKNITDAINAAEKAADEAKKAADDAFNNVKNQKLTDRAQHLRQTGDELLDNAQKAKERLQDATDDLTDQKVRLKNADKKKKTLEKDLLDAQDQLNNINNDDIRNMIDEAKRKAAAANDTASDTTDKLNAIKKEIDKISVTPVDSNLGNILDNVDKKVKDLLKEIPSLNDKISEVENLTLNPSHFSNISENIKKIKDLIEQARDAANRISVPMMFDGKGFVELRAPKNLEDLKAYTALSLSMQRPEGRGDGSRRRRQSREKEDFFVLYLGNRDSSKNYMGLALRDNILHGMYKLNGVEYDMKTGYITKSASEPAKFDKVDLHRIYQDAEMILTKDITSTTVSEPIRSNNRGVESKNLFDPNDMVFYVGGYPGNFTPPASLNYPKYKGCIEFFSVNDKVVSLYNFVQIKDIDKTAACKRYVAPRDSYYFEGTGFGKVVIDKAANVLLISMSVYARSENGLLLYIGNENKYFVVTMEKGVIHIDSNLIETPVKSSEKTFPHNDWVNFLIIITNKGQFTVRIGTLLAKAEAQFNNDEFKEFYIGGAPQDMREMHNITTQPFKGCLRNLQLNKDYKQIDEQVGISKGCPKDSLISRKAEFSMGSGLSADLTGFSLANDVTVSLGFKSTEYQGLLLQDKQQANLINIALENGHVVLNLNNKIWKSNKQYHDGQWHYLTATRRAGRTHLVIDDEDKGQEQSGGTSVPDTAGTLFLGRSQLKGCISNLYTGRKENLYKAEDLGSFQATGDVLLDVCTPASPAQLMIDRFSKKR; this is encoded by the exons TACTATTACAGTATCAAAGACATCAGCATAGGTGGACGCTGCGTGTGTCATGGGCATGCACAGGTGTGCGGAGGGGGGCGTAACCCAGACAAGCCAAACAG ACGCCAGTGCGAGTGCCTGCACAACACCTGCGGTGAGTCATGTGACCGCTGCTGCCCGGGTTTTAACCAGAAGCCGTGGCGTGCCGCAACTGTCAGCAGTCCGAATGAGTGCCAGC CCTGCCAGTGTTTCTCCCATGCCTTTGACTGTTATTATGACCCAGAGGTGGAAAAGAGGGGAGCAAGTTTAGACACCTTCGGCAGGTACGACGGAGGAGGAGTGTGCATCGGCTGCCAG CACAACACTGCTGGAGTGAACTGTGAGCGATGCATCGAAGGCTTCTACAGACCTTATGGAGTACCTGCCGAGTCTCCCAGTGGATGCATAC CCTGCAGGTGCGATGAGCGGACGACAGCCGGCTGTGAAATGGGGTCTGGAAGGTGTATCTGCAAACCAGAGTTTGCTGGAGAAAACTGTGACCGCTGTGCTGATGGATATTATTACTACCCTCAATGCATTC GATATCCCTTATATGCAACGACCACTGAATCCTCTGCAGGACCCATTGTGG TGCCCTCCGTCTGCCCACCAGGTTATTTTGGCTCACCCGTCTGCCAGT ATTGTGTATGTGACTACAGAGGGACGGTGTCTCGGGTGTGTGACACCGCTGGAAACTGCTTGTGCCGCCGTGGTGTGGAGGGGGAGCGATGCGATCGCTGTCAGCCTGGATACCACTCGTTCCCAAACTGCGACG cGTGTCGTTGTGATGGGGCTGGTGTGGCCGACAGTTTCTGCAGTCCAGGTGGTCAGTGTGTCTGCCTGCCCAACTATGGTGGACAGGAGTGTGATGAATGCGCACCAGGCTACTATGGCTACCCGGACTGTGCCG CTTGCAGATGTTCGCATGAAGGCTCGCATGGAAGCGTATGCAACCCTTTGTcgggtcagtgtttgtgtctggCGGGTGTGGTGGGTCAGCTGTGCGACCGCTGTGCCTCTGGACAGAGGTTCCCCCAGTGTGCAG CCTCCATTAGTCAGTGTAATGTTGCAGGAACTGAGGTTGCCAATCCTTACACG GGATCGTGTCAGTGCCTTCCGAATGTGGAGGGAACCCTGTGCAGCAGGTGTAAGCCTCTCTACTGGAATCTGGCGCCAGACAATCCTCGCGGCTGTACAG AGTGCCAGTGTGATTTTAAAGGGACGCTGAGTGGCGTTGGAGAGTGCGAACAG AAAAGTGGACGGTGTCTCTGCAAGCCTAACGCGTGTGGACACTCGTGTGACTCGTGCAAGGATGGACACTTCCTGCTGCAGAAAAAGAATTATTTCGGCTGTCAGG GTTGTCAGTGTGATGTCGGCGGTGCCGTCGACATGGCGTGTGATGAGAACACAGGACAGTGTCGATGTCTCAAGAATATAGTTGGCCGTACATGCACCGA GCCAGCACCAAACTACTACTTTCCTACTTTGCATCAATTGAAGTTTGAGATTGAGGATGGCACCACGCCAAACTCCAGACCTGTACGCTTCGGTTATAACCCTCAAGAGTTTCCAGATTTCAGCTGGCGAGGTTATGCTGTCATGTCGCCCGCTCAG CCAGAGGTGATCCTAACTCTTACCCTTGGCTTTCCCGGCCCTTTCCATATTGTAATGCACTACGCCACCCCCAAACAAAAGGGGCGAAAACGCGTGAGAGCAAGGATCTTGGTGGTGGACGAAGCCGACTTTCAGTCTTGCTGTGACT gGTCGGCGCAGAGTATGGAAGTAATATTCCCTGAGAGTCGCTCCCCATCCTTCCTCACTGTCCCAGGAGAGGGCTTTGCTGAGCCGTTTGCTTTAACTCCTGGGAAATGGATAATTCACATAAAGGCAGAGGGCGTACTGCTG GACTATTTAGTGCTGCTGCCCAGGGATTATTATGAGGCACCTCTGCTGCAGGCGAAGGTCACCCAGCCCTGCACTTATCTACCCACTGCAAACAGGAGCACAAA cTGTCTATTGTATAAGCATGTGGCCATGGATGGTTTTAGCTCCGCACTGGGCTCACAGGGAAGACTCTCCAGCCGCAGCGGGCGCAGGAGGAGGCAGGCGCGAGTGCGGCGTCCCACCCCAGATCACCCCGAGATGGCTGCTCTCAATGGCAGACAG TCTCAGCTCCAGCTCAGTTTGCGTGTGCCTCACTCTGGCCCTTATGCCCTTGTCCTGGAGTATGCCAGTGAGGTGGACGCTGTCCAGAATGTCAACATACTAACTAGTGGACAGCAAGATGGCCAGATACCAGCCAGGGCTAATATTTACAGTTGTGCCTACAG TTTTTTGTGCCGGAGCGTGGCAGTGGACAGCAGCAACCGTGTGGCAGTGTTACAGCTCACACACAGGACTGAGCTTCTCCTGCAGATTTCCACCACGTCCTTCCTGCTG TACAAAGTGTACGCTGTGCCCATCGAAGAGTTCTCCATCGTTTACGTGGAGCCCGAGGTGCTTTGCGTCTCCACTCACGGCCTCTTCACAGAAGACAG TCGTCATTGCGTCCTAACGCAGTTTGATAAACCAACATCAGCCTGGACTTTGTCCGCTGCCCATGACGGACTATTATCATCCACACCGGTCGTTGCTCCTCAGCAGGAAGACGACGAGGAATCAAGATGGAGACGACAGTCTGGCGTTTTTCCTGTTCATGAGCCACACAGAGTTGGGATACTTCTCAAATCCCCTCAG TCAGAGATCAGTTTCACTCCCAGGCTGCCCCTTCCGGGCAGGTATGTCGTTGTGGTCCATTATCACCAGCCTGAGCACACAACCTTCCCCGTGGAGGTCAGAGTGGATGCAGGGCGCGAGTGGAAGG GTTCAATAAATGCATCTTTCTGCCCTGCAGTCTCAGGCTGCAGGGAGGTTGTCATCGCTGATGGACGCATTGCCCTTGACTTGGAGCATAATTCTTGGCGGCTGCCAGTCATCTCTGTCATCGTGCCTCCTATGAAGACCCTCACGCTG GATTATATCTTGTTGGTTCCTGATAACAGTTACACCCCAGAGCTCCTGAAAGAGAAGCCGCTGGATAATTCTGCAGATTTCATACAGCGATGCAGAGGAGAAGGATTCTATATTGA CCAGAGAACGTCTTCCCAGTTCTGCAGGGACTCGGCCCGCTCTCTTGTAGCTGCCTATAATGAGGGAGCTCTGGACTGTAACTGCGATAAGTCCGGCTCGACGGGGTCCACTTGTGATCCCACTGGAGGACAGTGTCCCTGCAGGCAGCACATCATCGGTCGACAGTGCACCAAGTGTGCCACTGGATACTATGGCTTCCCCTACTGCAGAC CGTGTGAGTGCGGCCGGCGGCTGTGTGACGAGGTGACGGGACGCTGTATCTGTCCTCCTCAGACGGTCAGACCGGCCTGCGATGTCTGCCAGAATCAGACGTTCAATTACCATCCTTTGCTGGGCTGCGAGGACTGCGAGTGTTCGCCAAATGGTATCAAAGTCAGCGCGGGGCCAGAGTGTGAACGCGTCACTGGACAGTGCAA TTGCAAGCCGAGGATTGCTGGCCGTAAGTGTGACCGCTGTGCTGCAGGCTACTATCGCTTTCCTGACTGCATACCTTGTAACTGTAATCAAGGTGGCGTCACACCTGCTGTGTGCCACCCAGACACAGGGAGGTGTCTCTGCAAG AGACATGTAGCCGGTGTCAGGTGTGCTACGTGTCGGGATGGTTCCTTCTATTTTGACCTTTCCAACCCTCATGGCTGCACCAGCTGCTTCTGCTTCGGAGCCACTGACCGGTGTCAGAGCTCCAGCAAACGCAgggggaag TTCGTTGACATGCGAGGCTGGCGTTTGGAAAGACCCGACCGAGACGAGGTTCCCTCTGTGCTGAACACGGCCAGTAACACAGTGGTGGCAGACATTCAGGAGCTTCCTCCTGCAGTTCAAACTCTACACTGGGTGGCTCCACAGACCTACCTGGGAGACAGA GTCACATCTTATGGTGGTTTCCTGACATACCAGTCCAAATCCTTTGGGATTCCTAGTGAGGGCATGACTCTGATGGACAGACGACCTGACGTCATGCTGACA GGCCAGAACATGACCCTGATCCACCTGGCAGCACAAGTCCCGCTTCCAGACAGGCTGTATCAGGGCAGAGTGCATTTGGTGGAG GGAAATTGGCGCCATGCTCTGACCAACAGACCCGTGTCTCGGGAGGAACTCATGATGGTGCTAGCTGGTCTGGTGGGCCTGAGGATCCGAGGCTTGTACTTCACTCAGAGCCAGCGGCTAAGTCTGGGGGAGGTGGGCTTGGAGGAGGCAACTAACACTGGGACTGGGAGTTCTGGAAACACTGTAGAGTATTGTTCCTGCCCCCCTCAGTACACTGGAGATTCCTGTGAG aaatGTGCCCCTGGTTTCTACAGAGATGGCAGTGGGCCTTACCTGGGCCGCTGTGTGCCCTGCGAGTGCAATGGTCTGGCAGACGAATGTGAAGAGGGGACAGGACGGTGCCTA AACTGTCAGTACAACACAGCTGGGGACCGATGTGAACACTGCAAAGAAGGTTACTATGGAGACGCTACTCACAGGACATGCAAAGTGTGTCCATGCCCGTTCAGCGTGCCCACAAACAG TTTTGCAGTAGGTTGCAGAGAGGTGTTTGGAGACATGCAGTGTATATGCAGACGAGGATACACTGGAGATAAATGTGAGAG ATGTGCATCCGGTTACTATGGTGATCCCCTGACACTAGGAGGAAGTTGTCAACCCTGTAATTGCAACGGCAACTGTGATCCCCAAACTGGAG TGTGCAAGAGCACCCTGGAGCCAGGAGACACCAACACAGATGAGCACTGCAAAG agtgtGACAGCTGTGCGCAGACGTTGCTGCAGGATCTGGAGAAGTTGGACGACGAGCTGGGAAGGATCAAAGCTCTGCTGGACAATGCCACTGCCAGTGCCTCCTCTCAGGACAGACTGAAGAAGCTGGAGAAGGCCATTTCAGACACCAAG ACTCTTGTCAACAAATTCAGCTCTGCCATCAACACACAAAGACCCAGAGTTAAGCAACTGGAGGTGGACACGAGCAGTCTCGTGGACGACATCAGCGCCCTCGAAGAAAAG GCAGATAAAAGGGCTGCTGAAACCGACAAAGCACTGGCAGAAgttgcaaaaacacacaagagggCCAAGGATCTGGACGCAGAAATTAGAAACTTGCTCAAAAAAATCCAAG ctctgCTTGACCAACTGAACACCGGCGATGAGAAGGTGCCCAATGAAAGCCTGGCTAAACTGTTAGACGAGGCTCAGCGCATGGTGAAGGAGATGGAGGACAGGAACTTCATCCCCCAGAAGACAGCGGCTGAGAAGGAAAGGAATGAAGCCGAGAAAT TGCTTGACCACATCAAGGCTAATGTCACGAAGCAAAGTGAGCAGAACAAGGCTGTTGCAGACAAACTGCGGGGCCTTTTGACAGGTTACGAGGCCAAGCTGAAAGACCTGGACAAGGCTCTGAAGGAGGCAAACGACTTGGTCAAGAAAGCCAATGCTGAGAATGGACTCAGTGCGACGGCAATGGGAGAGCTGCAG AAACGTGttgaaaacttaaaaaaggagaggaagacGGTTGAGGACCAAATGGCCATGGCAGAGGACGAGCTCCAGAAAACGGAGGATTTGGTGACATCGCTCACCGACAGTAAAAGG GAGTACGAACAACTGGCAGCACAGCTGGATGGTGCCAAGACGGATTTGACCAAGAAGGTGAATGAGATTTCCAAAGCAGCAGCCAAGGAGGATGTGGTGAAGGCTGCAGAGGATCATGCAAATAACCTGAAAAAGCTGGCAAAGGATCTTGAGGA TTCAGTGAAAGATGCAAGTGGGCGCTCTGAGGTGCGTGACGCCAAAGATGCTATCGATGCTTACAAGAACATCACAGACGCCATTAACGCTGCCGAGAAAGCAGCTGATGAGGCCAAGAAGGCAGCAGATGACGCCTTCAAT AATGTGAAGAACCAGAAACTCACAGACAGAGCACAACACCTCAGACAGACTGGTGATGAACTCCTGGACAATGCACAGAAGGCAAAGGAAAGACTCCAAG ATGCGACTGACGACCTTACGGACCAGAAGGTGCGCCTGAAGAACgctgacaagaagaagaaaactctTGAAAAAGACCTGCTCGATGCACAGGACCAATTAAATAACATCAATAACG ATGACATCAGGAATATGATTGATGAGGCCAAAAGGAAGGCAGCTGCGGCCAACGATACAGCCAGCGACACTACGGACAAACTGAATGCCATCAAAAAGGAAATTGACAAGATTAGTGTCACCCCTGTGGACTCCAACCTGGGCAATATTTTGGACAATGTGGACAAGAAAG TGAAGGACTTGCTGAAGGAAATCCCATCTCTGAATGATAAGATCTCAGAGGTGGAGAACCTGACCTTAAACCCCTCGCACTTTAGCAACATATCTGAGAACATCAAGAAGATCAAAGACCTAATTGAACAAGCCCGGGATGCAGCTAACAGG ATTTCAGTCCCAATGATGTTCGACGGGAAAGGCTTCGTGGAACTGCGTGCACCGAAGAATCTGGAGGATTTAAAGGCCTACACAGCGCTGTCACTGTCAATGCAGAGACCTGAAGGCAGAGGAGATGGAAGTCGCAGGCGCAGGCAGTCCAGAGAGAAAGAAGACTTCTTTGTGTTGTACCTCGGCAACAGAGAT TCTTCAAAGAACTACATGGGTTTGGCTCTGAGGGACAATATCCTGCACGGGATGTACAAGCTCAATGGAGTCGAGTACGACATGAAAACGGGTTACATCACCAAGTCTGCATCTGAGCCGGCCAAGTTTGACAAAGTGGATCTACACAG AATTTACCAGGACGCAGAGATGATCCTCACCAAAGACATCACCTCAACCACTGTCAGTGAGCCCATTCGGAGCAACAACAGAGGAGTGGAGAGCAAGAACCTGTTTGACCCCAATGATATGGTTTTCTACGTTGGAGGTTACCCAGGCAACTTCACT CCACCAGCTTCTCTGAACTACCCCAAGTACAAAGGCTGCATTGAGTTCTTCTCGGTTAACGACAAGGTCGTCAGTCTCTACAATTTCGTACAGATAAAAGATATTGATAAGACGGCTGCATGTAAGAG GTATGTGGCGCCAAGGGATTCTTACTACTTTGAAGGCACTGGATTTGGCAAAGTGGTCATCGATAAAGCAGCCAATGTCCTCCTCATAAGTATGTCCGTCTACGCTCGTTCAGAAAATGGTCTGCTCTTATACATAGGAAACGAG AACAAATACTTCGTAGTTACAATGGAGAAAGGCGTTATTCATATAGATAGTAATTTGATCGAAACACCAGTGAAGAGCAGCGAGAAAACATTCCCG CACAACGACTGGGTCAACTTCCTCATCATTATCACAAACAAGGGACAGTTTACAGTCCGCATTGGCACCTTGCTAGCCAAAGCCGAGGCTCAGTTCAACAATGATGAATTTAAAGAATTTTACATCGGTGGTGCCCCACAAGACATGAGAGAAAT GCACAACATCACCACACAACCATTCAAAGGATGTTTGAGGAACCTGCAGCTAAATAAAGACTATAAACAAATTGACGAGCAAGTGGGTATCAgcaaaggctgtcccaaggatTCCCTG ATTTCCCGTAAAGCAGAGTTCAGCATGGGCAGCGGCCTGTCAGCTGACCTCACCGGCTTTAGCCTGGCTAACGACGTGACTGTCTCCCTGGGATTCAAGAGCACAGAGTATCAGGGTCTCCTTTTACAGGACAAACAGCAG gcTAATTTGATTAACATTGCACTGGAGAATGGACATGTGGTCCTCAATTTGAACAACAAGATATGGAAATCTAACAAACAATACCACGATGGCCAGTGGCATTACTTAACTGCAACCAGAAGAGCAGGAAG gaCTCATTTGGTTATTGATGATGAAGATAAGGGCCAGGAGCAGAGTGGAGGTACATCTGTACCAGACACGGCTGGCACCTTGTTCCTGGGGAGGAGTCAATTGAAAGGCTGCATTTCCAACCTCTACACAGGACG GAAGGAGAATCTTTACAAGGCCGAGGATTTAGGCTCTTTCCAGGCGACTGGAGACGTCCTGCTTGATGTGTGTACTCCTGCGAGTCCCGCTCAACTGATGATCGACCGCTTTTCTAAGAAG agatga